The Sediminispirochaeta smaragdinae DSM 11293 genome has a segment encoding these proteins:
- a CDS encoding amidohydrolase family protein, which yields MANTVIKGGFLMLEEGIRKAWGVRVEGHTIVQVGPNESLTVSAGDKYIDATDKLIAPGFINGHMHMYGVLSHGISADAVVTDFTSFLEDFWWPYVENRIDHRLVEITTKWACVEMIKSGITTFMEVLEGPNSVPGALDIEKRVVESAGLRGILSFEACERISPENGQVGLKENIDFARNNNKAGSLVQGMISIHTLFTAGKEYIMQAKKAADELGCGIHMHLSESVYEPNWVMEKYGKRPVELYDEWGYLGPHVLASQGVQMSPKEIDILAERGVRVVHMPLSNCEVGGGVAPIPRYLEKGVTTGLGTDGYVNNFFEVMRGAFLIHKAYHQDPQVMPAAAVYDTATAQGARAMGRDDIGTIKEGALADIITIGLDTPTPINEKNVYDQLILFRNPEDVCEVMVNGVLLKEQGKLLTLDEAAIKDELREATETFWTFS from the coding sequence ATGGCCAATACTGTTATCAAAGGTGGCTTTTTGATGCTCGAGGAAGGCATTCGAAAGGCGTGGGGTGTACGGGTGGAAGGACATACCATCGTGCAGGTCGGACCCAACGAAAGCCTGACCGTTTCTGCTGGAGACAAATATATCGATGCGACCGACAAGCTTATTGCTCCGGGCTTTATTAACGGCCACATGCATATGTATGGTGTGCTTTCCCACGGTATCAGTGCCGATGCGGTAGTTACCGACTTTACCAGCTTTCTCGAGGATTTCTGGTGGCCCTATGTAGAGAACAGGATTGACCATCGTCTGGTGGAAATCACAACGAAGTGGGCCTGTGTGGAAATGATCAAAAGCGGTATCACCACCTTCATGGAGGTTCTGGAAGGGCCCAATTCGGTTCCCGGTGCTCTGGATATTGAGAAACGTGTTGTGGAGTCGGCAGGCCTTCGAGGCATCCTCAGCTTTGAGGCATGTGAGCGAATAAGTCCCGAGAATGGACAGGTCGGTCTAAAGGAAAATATTGATTTTGCCAGGAACAATAATAAAGCGGGAAGCCTGGTGCAGGGGATGATTTCCATTCACACCCTGTTCACCGCTGGCAAAGAGTACATCATGCAGGCCAAAAAGGCGGCGGATGAACTGGGTTGCGGCATCCATATGCATCTTTCCGAAAGCGTGTACGAACCCAATTGGGTCATGGAGAAATACGGTAAGCGTCCCGTTGAATTGTACGATGAGTGGGGCTATCTCGGGCCTCACGTCCTTGCAAGCCAGGGTGTGCAAATGAGCCCGAAAGAGATCGACATTCTTGCCGAACGGGGGGTACGCGTGGTTCATATGCCCCTTTCGAATTGCGAGGTCGGCGGTGGCGTGGCCCCGATTCCGCGTTACCTGGAAAAAGGGGTGACCACCGGTCTCGGTACGGACGGTTATGTTAATAATTTTTTCGAGGTGATGCGAGGGGCCTTTCTCATCCACAAGGCCTATCATCAGGATCCTCAGGTGATGCCTGCCGCGGCCGTCTATGACACTGCCACTGCCCAAGGTGCAAGGGCGATGGGTAGAGACGATATCGGGACCATCAAAGAGGGGGCTCTGGCCGATATCATCACCATCGGTCTGGATACACCGACACCGATCAATGAGAAAAATGTGTACGATCAACTGATCCTTTTCCGAAACCCCGAGGATGTCTGTGAGGTTATGGTCAACGGCGTTCTTCTCAAAGAACAGGGAAAACTGCTTACCCTTGATGAGGCGGCGATCAAAGACGAACTGCGCGAGGCAACCGAGACGTTTTGGACCTTTTCATAA
- a CDS encoding response regulator transcription factor: MSDRIKLVLADDQTLFRESLSNILKLKAKEFDVVGLAQNGEEAVALAASTAPDIILMDVRMPILDGVEATKIIHERFSDIKIMMLTTFDDDEYILHAIQNGAIGYIIKTIPPNELITSIMALKNGIFQMSPSIAGKLARQKVWEQTKTNMLNKEPLPSWFLSLRAKERALLLLICQGYTNKEIGNRLYLAEQTVKNYTSRIYEAMEVDNRHAAIKKALDANIDQL; encoded by the coding sequence ATGTCGGATCGTATTAAACTGGTGCTGGCGGATGACCAGACACTCTTTCGCGAAAGCCTGTCAAATATTTTGAAACTGAAAGCGAAAGAATTCGATGTTGTCGGCTTGGCTCAAAACGGGGAAGAGGCCGTTGCCCTTGCGGCATCAACCGCTCCGGATATCATTTTGATGGATGTCAGAATGCCTATTCTGGATGGAGTGGAAGCAACCAAAATCATCCATGAACGATTTTCAGACATAAAGATCATGATGCTGACAACCTTCGATGACGACGAATATATTCTCCATGCCATTCAGAATGGCGCCATCGGTTATATCATTAAGACCATTCCACCCAACGAGCTGATTACATCCATCATGGCCCTGAAAAACGGTATATTCCAGATGTCTCCTTCCATTGCTGGAAAATTGGCTCGGCAGAAGGTGTGGGAACAAACAAAGACAAACATGCTGAACAAAGAACCGCTACCCTCTTGGTTCCTCTCCCTACGCGCCAAGGAACGGGCTCTACTTCTGCTGATCTGCCAGGGATACACAAATAAGGAGATCGGAAACCGGCTCTACCTTGCAGAACAGACGGTGAAAAACTATACAAGCCGAATCTATGAGGCAATGGAAGTAGATAATCGTCATGCCGCAATCAAAAAGGCCCTTGATGCCAATATCGACCAACTATAA
- a CDS encoding ABC transporter substrate-binding protein, giving the protein MKRSNVWKKIVLLCFLLIFAATGTIFAGGSSETLTESDDPYINAVREKLQGTTITIASMSHTSSNAMREMVDEFTAETGIKVRWDIMEEGLLREKILMDHHAGTGTYDVLFLDAFNLSQYSAVDVMIDLKPLINDSALTPSWFDYEDILPAYRDGVGSYGGVAYGIPVAGESRFLAYRKDLFDKYGKTPPATTDELLETAKFFNEEVDGVYGIAMRAQKGIHFASGWMTLMYSMGGQFLDQKTWDVLVDSPATVDSLKYYVELMQQGPPDISVYTHEEAISAFMAGKTAMWIDATAIASWILDPSKSTITDKVEFAPLPAGPAGAYAPLAGWSAGISSDVSDTQKEAAWAFIVWMTGKKHSLEYVHNGGVIVRESLLTNGELVAKDKSLPAQLLTMKEAANLVKDGIIWIPPHPKAIKVLEIVGNYGNDVLSGISTPEKAMEKAQTEVEMIMNE; this is encoded by the coding sequence ATGAAAAGGAGTAATGTTTGGAAGAAAATTGTTCTGCTATGTTTTTTGCTGATATTTGCAGCAACGGGAACAATCTTCGCCGGCGGTAGCAGCGAAACGCTTACGGAATCTGACGATCCGTACATCAATGCTGTCAGGGAAAAGTTACAGGGAACGACCATTACCATTGCCAGTATGTCGCATACTTCCAGCAATGCAATGAGGGAAATGGTAGACGAATTTACTGCCGAAACAGGCATTAAGGTTCGTTGGGACATCATGGAAGAGGGGCTGCTACGCGAAAAGATCCTTATGGATCATCATGCGGGAACCGGAACCTACGATGTTCTTTTTCTTGATGCATTCAATTTATCGCAGTATTCGGCCGTGGATGTCATGATTGATCTTAAACCGCTTATTAATGACAGTGCGTTGACTCCGTCGTGGTTTGATTATGAAGATATTCTTCCCGCCTATCGGGATGGTGTCGGCTCTTACGGCGGGGTTGCATACGGAATCCCTGTTGCAGGAGAAAGCCGGTTTTTGGCATACAGAAAGGATCTCTTTGACAAGTACGGCAAAACCCCTCCTGCAACGACAGATGAACTTCTTGAAACCGCAAAATTCTTTAACGAAGAGGTGGATGGTGTCTATGGCATCGCAATGAGGGCCCAGAAAGGTATCCACTTCGCCAGCGGCTGGATGACGCTCATGTACTCGATGGGCGGGCAATTTCTGGATCAGAAAACCTGGGATGTTTTGGTGGATAGTCCGGCAACGGTTGATTCACTGAAGTACTATGTAGAACTTATGCAGCAGGGACCTCCGGATATCTCCGTATACACCCATGAAGAGGCCATCAGTGCTTTCATGGCGGGAAAGACGGCCATGTGGATAGATGCAACCGCCATTGCCTCCTGGATTCTCGATCCTTCCAAGTCGACTATTACCGACAAAGTAGAATTTGCTCCCCTTCCCGCAGGTCCTGCCGGAGCCTATGCACCGCTGGCAGGATGGAGTGCGGGCATATCGAGCGATGTTTCGGATACCCAGAAAGAGGCGGCCTGGGCCTTTATCGTATGGATGACCGGGAAAAAGCATAGTCTGGAATATGTTCATAACGGCGGGGTTATCGTCAGAGAATCCTTGCTGACCAACGGTGAACTGGTAGCGAAAGATAAATCCTTACCAGCACAGCTACTAACCATGAAAGAAGCTGCCAACCTGGTCAAAGACGGCATCATCTGGATCCCTCCACATCCGAAGGCGATTAAAGTTCTCGAAATTGTTGGGAACTATGGAAACGATGTCCTGAGCGGCATCTCGACCCCGGAGAAGGCCATGGAGAAGGCTCAGACTGAAGTGGAAATGATCATGAATGAATAG
- a CDS encoding carbohydrate ABC transporter permease: MKYLLPALIVLALINIFPTFFLYIISLTNYDISQRVEDLSFVGLENYRYLFSIDKDFWKSIYITLTYTFVSVTVELVLGSAIALLFDANTRFRKLKLSLFIIPMIATPSIIALMWKLILNAEYGVLNTFLRWMGCAGRNWLSTDFALVSLILIDIWQWTPYVTLMIYSGLQTVPQEPLEAADVDGASWFQKLVWIVLPHISTIVSITLLLKLIENLKSFDIVYNLTQGGPGNATELLSLHVFRLGFKQTHWLGRASACAVILLLIIIPIVSNLAKKISYSRESA; the protein is encoded by the coding sequence TTGAAGTATCTGCTGCCGGCTTTAATCGTCTTGGCGTTGATCAATATTTTCCCTACCTTTTTTTTGTATATCATCAGCCTTACGAATTATGATATTTCTCAGAGGGTTGAGGATCTTTCTTTTGTCGGACTCGAAAATTATCGCTATCTGTTTTCGATTGATAAAGATTTCTGGAAATCGATATATATTACACTTACCTATACGTTTGTGAGTGTTACTGTCGAATTGGTTCTTGGTTCGGCTATTGCTTTATTATTTGATGCCAATACCCGGTTTCGAAAACTGAAATTATCTCTTTTTATCATTCCCATGATTGCGACTCCCTCTATCATTGCGCTGATGTGGAAGCTGATTTTGAATGCGGAATATGGGGTTCTGAATACCTTTCTCAGGTGGATGGGATGTGCAGGGCGAAACTGGCTAAGTACCGATTTTGCCCTTGTTTCGCTTATCCTCATCGACATCTGGCAATGGACACCGTACGTGACACTTATGATATATTCCGGTTTGCAAACTGTTCCGCAGGAACCGCTGGAGGCAGCAGATGTCGACGGTGCGTCTTGGTTCCAGAAACTTGTATGGATTGTTCTTCCTCATATCAGCACCATTGTTTCCATTACGCTCTTACTCAAACTGATTGAGAATCTCAAAAGCTTTGATATCGTTTATAACCTCACCCAGGGGGGGCCGGGGAATGCCACCGAGCTACTTAGCCTTCATGTTTTCCGATTGGGCTTTAAGCAGACGCATTGGTTAGGTCGCGCTAGTGCCTGTGCCGTTATTTTGTTGCTCATTATCATTCCAATTGTTTCAAACTTGGCAAAAAAAATTAGTTATTCGAGAGAATCTGCATGA
- a CDS encoding carbohydrate ABC transporter permease has product MKRKTSPIIPVVTWIIILAALAPVLWMLLISFKQRVDIISFSVLFKPTLENYKTVFQKYDFLRFILNSTIVVVATTAISVFLGTLAAYGLARFQFKKKESLAFGILSLRMLPPMAVVIPFFIMARYTHLLDTQLLLIIVYLGFNIPFTIWMMRGFIEDVSLSIEESAWLDGCTRLEGFCKVVFPSIFPGLAATSIFCFIQSWNEFALAFFLTSFNSRTVPTIVNSFISVLGVLWGEMAAVGVVSILPIVIFTMFVQKYLVKGLTMGAIKG; this is encoded by the coding sequence ATGAAGAGAAAAACATCACCAATTATTCCCGTTGTTACGTGGATCATTATTCTTGCTGCACTTGCCCCGGTTTTATGGATGCTGTTGATTTCCTTTAAACAACGCGTCGATATTATCAGTTTCTCGGTTTTGTTCAAACCCACACTGGAAAACTACAAAACCGTGTTCCAGAAGTATGATTTTCTGCGTTTTATCCTGAATAGTACTATCGTCGTCGTGGCGACAACTGCAATTTCTGTGTTTCTGGGGACACTTGCCGCATATGGGCTGGCCCGGTTTCAATTTAAGAAAAAGGAATCGTTGGCGTTTGGAATCCTTTCTCTTAGAATGCTTCCTCCAATGGCGGTTGTCATTCCCTTCTTTATCATGGCCCGTTATACCCACCTTCTGGATACGCAGCTGCTCCTGATTATTGTCTATTTGGGGTTCAATATCCCCTTCACCATATGGATGATGAGGGGATTTATCGAAGATGTGTCCTTGTCTATCGAAGAATCGGCATGGCTTGACGGATGTACACGTTTGGAAGGCTTCTGCAAAGTGGTATTCCCATCAATTTTTCCGGGCTTAGCTGCCACATCCATTTTCTGTTTTATCCAAAGCTGGAATGAATTTGCTTTAGCATTTTTCCTAACCAGTTTTAATTCTCGGACGGTTCCTACGATAGTCAACAGCTTCATTTCGGTGCTGGGGGTTTTATGGGGAGAAATGGCGGCTGTCGGTGTTGTCTCGATCCTTCCGATTGTCATTTTTACCATGTTTGTTCAGAAATATCTGGTAAAGGGCCTAACGATGGGGGCCATCAAAGGATAA
- a CDS encoding FAD-dependent oxidoreductase — MMINIKELKGADISCELCGIRMQSPFILSSGPLSYAAEGLIEAHKAGAGAVVTKTIRLNAAINPTPHIGIVNEDSLINCEKWADSPPEVWFEREIPMTKAAGAVVIASIGHTLPEAEALVKRAEAAGADMIELVSYTEDTLLPMLVATKERVSIPVICKLSGNWPDPVGTARKCLEKGADAISAIDSLGPTLKIDIQNARPEMNSADGYGWLSGAAMRPVAMRIVSEIARNGCSQLVGIGGIGKAEDAVEYVMAGAQALGICSSLIIHGMDYLNKLCHDLSVLLDQLGYASLAKAKGIALPNFPTAERVAKLEFSYEPYYAKCQAACPAGVDVPLYLDMVRKGNYVQAYETISVTNPFPGICGRVCDHPCEGSCRRSLFDDPLQIRLIKRLAADKTYESFGDKLPLPEMLPKNGKKLAVIGAGPAGLTAAYYLARIGYSVTIFESLPMAGGMLAVGIPEFRLPKNILKLEVDRVIRMGVEIRTGITIGRDLSIEELTQQGYERVLIATGAHGDPAVEIPGMDKEGVVSGVRFLRDLALGRFTSLSGRKVAVIGGGNAAVDAARSALRIGAASVTLLYRREREDMPAYEEEISEAEKEGVRYIFLAGPESIEGNGKAAAFRYTPMSLGEIDESGRRKPVPSGAPSQSIDADFVVIATGQRVDTDFLPPLADSSTGKTKSDGIYAAGDCTSETASVIEAIAAGRRSAQAIHQSLGGAGSVMETKSQHRSYFIEVTDVGSAKEESPMLPVSERLSGFPEVETGLSEDAARREAARCMHCGCINCLRCVAVCPYNARTLDFPIMSVDRELCRNCGACVSVCPTGALTATVVDELAESRI, encoded by the coding sequence ATGATGATTAATATCAAAGAATTGAAGGGTGCCGATATCAGCTGTGAGCTTTGCGGCATCAGGATGCAAAGTCCCTTTATTCTCTCATCCGGTCCACTCTCCTATGCGGCCGAGGGCCTGATCGAGGCTCACAAGGCAGGGGCAGGCGCCGTGGTGACAAAAACCATCCGTCTTAATGCGGCGATCAATCCGACTCCCCATATAGGAATCGTGAACGAGGATTCGCTGATCAACTGTGAAAAATGGGCGGACTCCCCTCCCGAGGTGTGGTTTGAGCGGGAAATTCCGATGACCAAGGCCGCGGGGGCGGTTGTTATTGCCAGCATCGGTCATACCCTTCCCGAAGCGGAGGCTCTGGTCAAACGGGCGGAAGCCGCCGGAGCCGATATGATCGAGCTTGTCAGTTACACTGAAGATACCTTGCTTCCCATGCTTGTTGCCACAAAAGAGCGGGTTTCCATTCCTGTCATCTGTAAACTAAGCGGGAATTGGCCCGATCCTGTCGGTACTGCCAGGAAGTGCCTTGAAAAGGGGGCAGACGCTATTTCTGCCATTGACTCTCTCGGACCGACCCTGAAGATCGACATCCAAAACGCCCGGCCCGAAATGAATAGCGCCGACGGCTACGGCTGGCTTTCCGGAGCTGCCATGCGTCCGGTTGCCATGCGTATTGTATCGGAGATTGCGCGAAACGGCTGTAGTCAGCTTGTCGGTATCGGCGGTATCGGCAAGGCCGAGGACGCCGTGGAATACGTAATGGCCGGTGCCCAGGCCTTAGGCATCTGCTCCAGTCTGATCATCCACGGAATGGATTACCTCAACAAGCTTTGTCATGACCTTTCGGTTTTGCTTGACCAGCTTGGCTACGCATCCCTTGCCAAGGCGAAGGGTATCGCACTGCCCAATTTTCCCACTGCCGAGCGAGTAGCGAAGCTTGAATTCTCCTATGAGCCCTACTATGCAAAGTGCCAGGCAGCCTGTCCTGCCGGGGTTGATGTTCCGCTCTATCTGGATATGGTTCGGAAAGGTAACTATGTGCAGGCGTATGAAACCATCAGCGTTACCAATCCCTTTCCCGGAATCTGCGGCAGGGTCTGTGATCATCCCTGCGAGGGCAGTTGCCGACGTTCCCTTTTCGATGATCCATTGCAGATTCGTCTCATCAAGCGGCTTGCCGCGGACAAAACCTATGAAAGCTTCGGAGACAAACTGCCGCTTCCCGAGATGCTTCCGAAGAACGGGAAAAAACTTGCCGTTATCGGCGCCGGGCCTGCAGGACTCACCGCTGCCTACTATCTTGCCAGGATCGGCTACAGCGTAACGATCTTTGAATCCCTTCCCATGGCAGGGGGGATGCTGGCCGTCGGTATACCCGAGTTCCGACTTCCCAAGAATATCCTCAAACTGGAGGTCGATCGGGTCATCCGAATGGGTGTGGAGATCAGAACCGGTATTACCATCGGTAGGGATCTTTCCATAGAGGAGCTAACACAGCAGGGCTACGAGCGAGTGCTCATTGCCACCGGGGCCCACGGAGATCCTGCGGTCGAGATTCCCGGCATGGATAAAGAGGGTGTCGTCTCCGGCGTCCGTTTCCTGCGGGATCTTGCGCTCGGCCGTTTCACCAGCCTTTCGGGCAGAAAGGTTGCGGTGATCGGAGGTGGAAACGCTGCGGTGGATGCGGCACGATCCGCCTTGAGAATCGGTGCAGCATCGGTAACCCTCCTGTATCGCAGGGAACGGGAAGATATGCCCGCCTACGAGGAGGAGATCAGCGAGGCCGAAAAAGAGGGGGTGCGCTATATCTTCCTTGCAGGCCCAGAGAGCATAGAGGGTAACGGCAAGGCTGCGGCCTTTCGCTACACCCCCATGAGTCTTGGAGAAATCGATGAATCGGGACGTCGTAAGCCCGTCCCCTCCGGAGCTCCGTCGCAAAGCATCGATGCCGACTTTGTCGTTATTGCAACCGGGCAGCGTGTCGATACCGATTTTCTTCCGCCCCTTGCCGATAGCTCGACCGGCAAGACAAAAAGCGATGGTATCTATGCTGCCGGAGACTGCACCAGTGAGACCGCATCCGTGATCGAGGCCATCGCAGCCGGCCGGAGAAGCGCCCAGGCGATACATCAAAGCCTCGGCGGAGCAGGTTCGGTTATGGAGACCAAAAGCCAACATCGAAGCTACTTCATCGAGGTGACCGATGTGGGCAGTGCAAAAGAAGAGAGCCCCATGCTTCCCGTCTCTGAGCGCCTGTCAGGTTTCCCTGAGGTTGAGACCGGCCTCAGCGAGGATGCCGCTCGAAGAGAGGCCGCCCGCTGCATGCATTGCGGCTGCATCAATTGTCTGCGTTGTGTCGCCGTCTGCCCCTACAACGCAAGAACCCTCGATTTTCCGATCATGAGCGTGGATCGAGAACTTTGCCGCAATTGCGGCGCCTGTGTCTCGGTTTGCCCCACCGGTGCCCTCACCGCAACGGTAGTGGACGAACTCGCAGAATCACGAATCTGA
- a CDS encoding Gfo/Idh/MocA family protein gives MTINPLRWGIIGAGTWGKTHADIVSHHLLADLVAIADLDPQRAERLASEHGVAAYGDYREMLEKEELDAVSIVTPDFAHAEPFIACCEAGKHVLLEKPLATNHKDLARMKEAHAKSGIRCMVDYHNRWNPPIALAYQDIQEGKIGDIVSMYYRLNDTIFVPTEMLKWSEQSSILWFLGSHSVDTLRFFCGSEVDTVYALSRSMVLKKRGIDIPDIYQTIMTFKNGVVATMENGWITPNTHPHWNDIKVNVTGTKGMFNMDLTNNQSIERYLEDASDHPDTVIKPILHGKPTGFSYESIIDFIEKIYYEKPFLVDFQDAYNVSKVILSIFESVKEHKIVTVEY, from the coding sequence ATGACAATCAATCCTTTACGGTGGGGAATTATCGGAGCGGGTACTTGGGGTAAAACCCATGCGGACATCGTTTCTCACCATCTTTTAGCCGATCTGGTAGCTATAGCCGATCTTGACCCGCAACGTGCAGAACGCCTGGCTTCCGAACATGGGGTGGCTGCCTATGGTGACTATCGTGAAATGCTGGAAAAAGAGGAGCTTGACGCGGTAAGCATTGTAACTCCCGATTTTGCCCATGCTGAGCCTTTTATTGCATGTTGCGAGGCAGGAAAGCATGTCCTGTTGGAAAAGCCTTTGGCGACGAATCACAAGGACTTGGCAAGAATGAAAGAGGCTCATGCAAAATCCGGTATCAGATGTATGGTGGATTATCACAACAGGTGGAATCCTCCAATCGCATTGGCATACCAGGATATTCAGGAGGGGAAGATCGGTGATATTGTTTCCATGTATTACCGACTCAACGACACGATTTTCGTACCCACAGAGATGCTGAAGTGGTCGGAGCAATCATCCATTCTCTGGTTTCTTGGGTCACATTCGGTGGATACCCTGCGTTTCTTTTGCGGCAGTGAAGTTGATACGGTGTATGCCCTTTCCCGCTCGATGGTTTTGAAGAAGCGGGGAATAGACATACCGGACATATATCAGACGATCATGACCTTTAAAAACGGCGTTGTCGCTACCATGGAAAACGGCTGGATAACCCCGAACACGCATCCCCACTGGAACGACATCAAGGTAAATGTGACCGGAACCAAGGGGATGTTCAACATGGATTTGACTAACAACCAGTCCATTGAACGCTATCTGGAGGACGCAAGTGACCATCCTGATACGGTTATCAAGCCGATATTACATGGGAAACCTACCGGCTTCTCATATGAGAGCATTATCGATTTTATCGAGAAAATCTATTACGAAAAACCATTTTTAGTCGACTTTCAGGATGCCTACAATGTCAGCAAGGTGATTCTTTCGATTTTCGAATCGGTGAAAGAACATAAGATCGTTACGGTCGAATATTAA
- a CDS encoding sensor histidine kinase → MTEHQMIHRRIAIKVHSLPYASTIALFLFCNSLLLHFASTLYYGSIQSHSASLWVAFRWQFLLLMAVSFCASISQIFFYLQKSSRLLFSELIQFVSLVLIGLPMGQDLTIEMILSCALITMIIMTNSQVAWIKVPFILLAFSLFQFKLRFLGYTVEAAKGRILTISEIVLLLVSLIMFFIKDIISNNIELRQKNRQLEETAGLLTNANRSIQEYTLSMEEVSAEKERLRMTRELHDIIGYTMVNTTIMMEEAIARYKQKDESALLTLIVKTRDHAKNAHQDVRKILLNYRSQQKRKSSFIRDLIKLTETFSLATGISIEVFPSNFPSVLPYHVSYALLRISQEGLTNSLYHGRAKNIVFLLTKSIDSLFLIIRDNGQGSIHYEEGLGISGMRERLRMLKGTLTIKAKKDLFELHIEIPYKEGQSDVGSY, encoded by the coding sequence ATGACAGAACATCAGATGATCCACAGACGAATAGCCATCAAAGTACATTCTCTGCCATATGCCAGCACTATCGCTCTCTTTTTGTTCTGTAATTCGCTACTTCTGCATTTTGCTTCGACCCTTTACTACGGGAGTATACAATCTCATAGTGCTTCGCTTTGGGTTGCCTTTCGATGGCAATTTCTCCTGTTAATGGCCGTATCATTTTGTGCTTCCATATCCCAGATTTTCTTCTATCTACAGAAAAGTTCCCGCCTGCTCTTTTCCGAGTTGATACAATTCGTTTCACTAGTACTCATTGGCCTACCGATGGGGCAGGATCTCACTATTGAGATGATCCTCAGTTGTGCACTTATCACCATGATCATCATGACCAATAGCCAAGTGGCATGGATAAAAGTCCCTTTTATTCTTCTGGCCTTTAGCCTATTCCAATTCAAGCTTCGCTTTTTAGGCTATACGGTCGAAGCAGCCAAAGGGCGAATTCTGACCATATCCGAAATTGTTCTGCTCCTTGTCTCTCTCATTATGTTCTTTATCAAAGATATCATCAGTAATAATATCGAACTGAGACAAAAAAACAGGCAGCTGGAGGAAACTGCCGGCCTGCTCACCAATGCTAATCGTTCCATTCAGGAGTACACCCTGAGCATGGAAGAGGTATCTGCGGAAAAAGAGCGGTTGCGTATGACCCGGGAACTTCACGACATCATTGGTTATACCATGGTTAACACTACAATAATGATGGAAGAAGCAATCGCCCGCTACAAGCAAAAGGATGAGAGTGCACTTCTGACCTTGATTGTCAAAACCAGGGATCACGCAAAGAATGCGCATCAGGATGTCAGAAAAATATTGCTCAACTATCGTTCTCAGCAAAAACGAAAGAGCTCTTTTATCAGGGACCTCATCAAACTGACAGAGACCTTTTCCTTAGCAACGGGCATAAGCATAGAGGTGTTCCCGTCAAACTTTCCGTCTGTCTTGCCGTATCATGTTAGTTATGCTTTACTCAGGATTTCGCAGGAGGGACTTACCAACTCCCTTTATCATGGGAGGGCAAAGAACATCGTCTTTCTATTAACAAAAAGCATAGATTCGTTGTTTCTTATTATCAGGGACAACGGACAAGGGTCGATTCACTACGAAGAAGGTTTGGGTATCTCCGGTATGCGAGAGCGTTTACGAATGTTGAAAGGAACGCTCACCATCAAAGCAAAAAAAGATTTGTTTGAATTGCATATAGAAATTCCATACAAAGAGGGGCAATCAGATGTCGGATCGTATTAA
- a CDS encoding exodeoxyribonuclease III, giving the protein MLKTMETRIASWNVNGIRAAQKKGLLEYMMQEHADVVCLQETKAKPEQLDEQLLNPSDYRSYFSSAERGGYSGVAVYSRKKPLSVSPLGIAEFDAEGRALLVEFSDFVLINGYFPNSQSEGARLDYKLAYCDAILKRCNSLVGEGRHVVVCGDYNIAHKPIDLARPKENEGNPGFLPEERAWMSSFLDAGYTDTFRIFNNEGGNYTWWSYRTKGRERNVGWRLDYFCTDKEFENRVKNSEIRSEVMGSDHCPVVLTIAE; this is encoded by the coding sequence ATGCTGAAAACCATGGAAACAAGAATCGCATCTTGGAACGTTAACGGCATTCGTGCCGCACAAAAAAAGGGATTGCTCGAATACATGATGCAGGAACATGCCGATGTGGTCTGCCTGCAGGAAACAAAGGCCAAGCCCGAGCAGCTTGATGAGCAATTGCTGAACCCCTCTGATTATCGCTCTTATTTTAGTTCCGCCGAACGCGGCGGCTATTCCGGGGTTGCCGTCTATAGTCGAAAAAAGCCCCTTTCGGTTTCGCCTCTCGGAATCGCCGAGTTCGATGCAGAGGGGCGTGCCTTGCTTGTGGAATTTTCCGATTTTGTCCTTATCAACGGCTACTTCCCCAACAGTCAGAGCGAAGGAGCACGCCTGGATTACAAACTTGCCTATTGCGATGCCATATTGAAACGTTGCAACAGCCTGGTTGGAGAGGGACGTCATGTCGTTGTCTGCGGCGATTACAATATTGCTCATAAGCCGATCGACCTTGCCCGTCCGAAGGAAAACGAGGGAAATCCCGGCTTTCTTCCTGAAGAGCGTGCCTGGATGAGTAGCTTCCTTGATGCTGGTTATACCGATACCTTTCGGATCTTCAATAATGAAGGTGGAAACTACACCTGGTGGTCCTATCGAACAAAGGGCCGGGAACGAAATGTGGGCTGGAGGCTCGATTATTTCTGTACCGATAAAGAGTTCGAGAACCGGGTCAAGAACTCAGAAATCCGATCGGAGGTGATGGGGTCGGATCACTGTCCTGTAGTGCTGACGATAGCAGAATAG